The following proteins are co-located in the Mesorhizobium australicum WSM2073 genome:
- a CDS encoding alpha/beta hydrolase has translation MATPALIADTTVHDFVGKSGGDPWRVFIHVPSGPMPEAGWPVLYMTDGNAVIGTAVDAMRAQAFYPAGTNVGWGVIIAIGYPVEGAYDPLRRSWDLGPPPGRTYPPFHEGTPEVRTGGAGDFLAFIEAELKPWVATRTRIDESRQALYGHSFGGLFALYALFTRPLSFNTFIAASPAIYWEDRVIDRFLERFEAAVPDGLKADVILSAGEYETEKLAPFQVGAEDEEKRLAQKKLILTDEFAKAMAERLDALPGLRASFELHAGENHMSILPVTVNRAVQAAFAVR, from the coding sequence ATGGCGACGCCAGCCTTGATTGCCGACACCACCGTCCACGACTTCGTTGGCAAAAGCGGAGGCGATCCCTGGCGGGTCTTCATCCATGTGCCGTCGGGGCCAATGCCCGAGGCCGGCTGGCCGGTGCTCTACATGACCGACGGCAACGCCGTTATCGGCACTGCGGTCGACGCGATGCGCGCGCAGGCCTTCTATCCCGCCGGCACCAATGTCGGCTGGGGCGTCATCATCGCCATCGGCTACCCCGTCGAGGGCGCCTATGACCCGCTGCGCCGCTCATGGGATCTGGGGCCACCGCCGGGCAGGACCTATCCGCCCTTCCACGAGGGCACGCCGGAAGTCAGGACCGGCGGGGCGGGGGATTTTCTGGCCTTCATCGAAGCCGAGCTGAAGCCGTGGGTCGCCACCCGGACCAGGATCGACGAGAGCCGCCAGGCACTTTACGGCCACTCTTTCGGTGGCCTGTTCGCGCTCTACGCCCTGTTTACCCGCCCGCTCTCATTCAACACCTTCATTGCGGCCAGCCCTGCCATCTATTGGGAAGATCGCGTTATCGACCGCTTTCTCGAAAGGTTCGAAGCCGCTGTTCCCGACGGCCTGAAGGCCGACGTAATCCTGTCGGCCGGAGAGTATGAGACCGAAAAGCTGGCGCCGTTCCAGGTCGGCGCGGAAGACGAGGAAAAGCGCCTGGCGCAGAAAAAGCTCATCCTTACCGACGAATTCGCCAAGGCGATGGCAGAACGCCTCGACGCGCTCCCGGGCCTGCGGGCAAGCTTCGAACTCCATGCCGGCGAAAACCACATGTCGATCCTGCCGGTGACGGTCAACCGGGCGGTGCAGGCGGCGTTCGCGGTGCGGTAG
- the fhuB gene encoding Fe(3+)-hydroxamate ABC transporter permease FhuB: MVEQEAILPDDAVLVRGRTPSPRIPGGYPLGAILLCVVLLCAAGAATLSNMSVQLPPALWLGALASPDVEDIRQVLVHYAFLPRLAVSLLCGAALGLAGTVLQQVLRNPLASPETVGVSAGAYLALALATLLAPSLLAFGREWVALAGAFTALAAVLALSWHKGLSPLSVVLAGLVVSLYAGAIGAAFVVLRHEWLASLFLWGAGSLGQQDWSVTRWLLPRLGGAALAIGLMVRPLTLLGLDDEGARSLGVPLGAYRFAGLAAAVALIAFVVAAIGVIGFVGLAAATLARIGGARRLGQQLVMAPLIGAALLWAADQGVQVATGPQGDLLPTGAMTALLGAPLLLWLLPRLALGAEAPALAAERLPRTKRPGLVLAAIGGLLLLLLVLALLYGPGTDGWTFASGDQLRPLLAWRLPRVSAALAAGAMLALAGLMMQRLTGNPMASPEVLGISAGAALGMMVALFALADASRPVQTLAAAIGAFAALLVTLAIGRRTAYAPERLLLAGVALTALFDALILVLTATGDPRAMLLLNWLTGSTYGVDAGSALLTSTFAFCLFLLAPFFLRWLDMLPLGSAAVQSLGVNLKATRLLVLLMVAALTAASTLVVGPLTFIGLMAPHLAWRLGLSRALPQAIGAMLAGALIMVCADWIGRTAIFPRQIPAGLVATLIGGPVLMWLLRRR; this comes from the coding sequence GTGGTTGAGCAGGAAGCGATCTTGCCCGACGATGCCGTCCTCGTCCGCGGTCGCACCCCGTCGCCTCGCATACCAGGCGGATATCCCCTGGGCGCGATCCTGCTTTGCGTCGTGCTTCTCTGCGCGGCCGGCGCCGCGACCCTCTCCAACATGAGCGTGCAATTGCCGCCGGCACTCTGGCTGGGGGCGCTCGCAAGCCCCGATGTCGAGGATATCAGGCAGGTGCTCGTCCACTACGCTTTCCTGCCCCGGCTCGCCGTCAGCCTTCTCTGCGGTGCGGCCCTCGGACTGGCCGGGACGGTGCTGCAGCAGGTTTTGCGCAATCCGCTCGCCTCGCCCGAAACCGTCGGCGTCTCGGCCGGCGCCTATCTGGCGCTGGCGCTGGCGACGCTTCTGGCGCCGTCGCTGCTTGCCTTCGGCCGCGAATGGGTGGCGCTTGCCGGCGCCTTCACTGCCCTTGCGGCGGTCCTGGCGCTCTCCTGGCACAAGGGCCTGTCGCCGCTTTCGGTCGTGTTGGCCGGGCTGGTCGTCAGCCTTTATGCCGGCGCCATCGGTGCTGCGTTTGTGGTGCTTCGGCATGAATGGCTGGCCAGCCTGTTCCTCTGGGGCGCCGGTTCGCTCGGCCAGCAGGACTGGTCGGTGACGCGGTGGCTCTTGCCGCGCCTTGGCGGTGCCGCGCTGGCGATCGGCCTCATGGTGCGGCCGCTGACTCTGCTTGGCCTCGACGACGAAGGCGCGCGCAGCCTCGGCGTCCCGCTCGGTGCCTATCGCTTCGCCGGACTGGCGGCGGCGGTCGCCCTGATCGCTTTCGTCGTTGCCGCCATCGGCGTCATCGGCTTCGTCGGCCTTGCCGCCGCCACGCTCGCGCGCATCGGCGGCGCCCGCCGGCTAGGCCAGCAACTGGTGATGGCGCCGCTGATCGGCGCGGCACTGCTGTGGGCCGCGGACCAGGGAGTGCAGGTCGCGACCGGGCCACAGGGCGACCTGCTGCCGACCGGCGCGATGACGGCGCTTCTCGGCGCGCCTCTGCTTCTTTGGCTTCTGCCGCGCCTCGCGCTTGGCGCGGAAGCACCGGCACTCGCCGCCGAGCGCTTGCCCAGAACGAAAAGGCCCGGCCTTGTGCTGGCGGCGATCGGCGGCCTCCTGCTTTTGCTGCTCGTGCTGGCGCTGCTCTACGGGCCGGGCACCGATGGTTGGACATTCGCGTCCGGCGATCAGCTGCGGCCCTTGCTGGCCTGGCGGCTGCCTCGAGTGTCCGCGGCACTTGCCGCCGGCGCCATGCTGGCGCTGGCCGGGCTGATGATGCAGCGGCTGACCGGCAATCCGATGGCCAGCCCCGAGGTGCTCGGCATCAGCGCCGGCGCTGCGCTCGGCATGATGGTGGCGCTGTTCGCGCTCGCCGATGCCAGCCGCCCGGTACAGACCCTGGCCGCCGCGATCGGCGCCTTCGCCGCCCTTCTGGTGACGCTGGCGATCGGTCGCCGTACCGCCTATGCGCCAGAGCGGCTGCTGCTTGCCGGTGTCGCCTTGACGGCCCTGTTCGACGCGCTGATCCTGGTGCTCACCGCCACGGGCGATCCGCGCGCCATGCTTTTGCTCAATTGGCTCACCGGCTCGACCTACGGCGTCGACGCCGGCTCGGCGCTTCTGACCTCGACGTTTGCCTTTTGCCTGTTCCTGCTCGCACCGTTCTTCCTGCGCTGGTTGGACATGCTGCCGCTCGGCTCCGCCGCGGTGCAAAGCCTCGGGGTCAACCTCAAGGCAACACGGCTGCTGGTGCTTTTGATGGTGGCAGCGCTCACCGCCGCCTCGACCCTGGTCGTCGGGCCGCTGACCTTCATCGGCCTTATGGCGCCGCACCTGGCGTGGCGCCTTGGCCTGTCGCGTGCGCTGCCGCAAGCGATCGGCGCGATGCTTGCCGGCGCGCTGATCATGGTCTGCGCCGACTGGATCGGCCGCACCGCCATCTTCCCGCGCCAGATTCCGGCCGGCCTCGTCGCGACGCTGATCGGCGGCCCCGTCCTGATGTGGCTCTTGCGCCGCCGCTGA
- a CDS encoding ABC transporter substrate-binding protein: MNTDHQPRPGEVNRPRVRITRRHALALFTLPFTGVVTPAAASPPRIVCLDDGLAETLLMLGITPVAIADREVWERWVVEPPLPPQVADIGTILEPNLEFLQQLRPDIILSIPYLDGIKPLLERVAPVTTIGIYTPGGQPYQRAIEATRQLARLVGKEREGEALIAATEAHFSTIKQQLEPLSARPIYVVSFLDPRNVRVYGEKSLFQAVFDRIGIRNAWAGETNYWGFATVGIDGLATSDDARLAYLEPLPEGAGGTLTESPVWNAMPFVRKRSIMRLPAVLMFGTLPSASRFARLLAAALTAETARG; the protein is encoded by the coding sequence TTGAATACAGATCATCAACCCCGGCCAGGAGAGGTCAATCGTCCGCGCGTCCGGATCACGCGTCGCCACGCGCTCGCGCTGTTCACTCTGCCGTTCACCGGCGTCGTGACGCCAGCCGCGGCCAGCCCGCCGCGCATCGTCTGCCTCGATGACGGCTTGGCGGAGACCTTGCTCATGCTCGGCATCACGCCGGTCGCTATCGCCGACCGTGAGGTCTGGGAAAGGTGGGTGGTCGAGCCGCCGCTGCCGCCCCAAGTCGCCGACATCGGCACGATCCTGGAGCCCAATCTCGAATTCCTGCAACAGCTTCGTCCCGACATCATCCTCTCCATCCCTTATCTCGACGGCATCAAGCCGCTGCTCGAGCGCGTGGCACCGGTGACGACGATCGGCATCTATACGCCGGGCGGTCAGCCCTATCAGCGCGCCATCGAGGCGACCCGGCAATTGGCCAGGCTTGTCGGCAAGGAAAGGGAGGGCGAGGCGCTGATAGCGGCGACGGAGGCGCATTTTTCGACCATCAAGCAGCAGCTGGAACCGCTTTCGGCGCGGCCGATCTATGTCGTCAGCTTCCTCGATCCGCGCAATGTGCGCGTCTATGGCGAAAAAAGCCTGTTTCAGGCGGTGTTCGACCGCATCGGCATCCGCAACGCCTGGGCCGGAGAGACTAATTACTGGGGATTTGCAACCGTCGGTATCGACGGGCTGGCAACGTCTGATGATGCGCGCCTTGCCTATCTCGAACCCTTGCCCGAAGGGGCGGGCGGAACGCTGACCGAGAGCCCGGTCTGGAATGCCATGCCGTTCGTGCGCAAGCGCTCGATCATGCGCCTGCCTGCGGTGCTGATGTTCGGCACGCTGCCCTCGGCGAGCCGTTTTGCCCGCCTGCTGGCCGCGGCGCTGACGGCGGAGACCGCCCGTGGTTGA
- the ggt gene encoding gamma-glutamyltransferase — MHLTRRTLIALGLSIAFAFSPSAFAASPAPAKGENGMVVTAQHLASEVGVEVLKKGGNAVDAAVAVGYALAVVYPNAGNIGGGGFMTIRFKDGKSTFLDFRERAPLAATKTMYLDKDGNPVKGASLDGYLAVGVPGSVAGFEMARQKYGTLSRQDLMAPAIAYARDGFVLNQGDAASFAGSAERLAKDPAAAAAFLKIDGKPYGVGEKLVQPDLAASLSAISERGPDAFYKGAIADAIVKASGAKGGILAKGDFEQYAVRELKPVTCSYRGYEIISSPPPSSGGVIICEILNVLEGYPLSYLGAGSAETVHVMVEAMRHAYVDRNSALGDPDFVDNPVSRLLDKAYAKDIRDKIDPFRAGVSQDLMPKGFGESKETTHYSIIDKDGNAVAVTYTLNGSFGAGVVADGTGILLNNEMDDFTQKPGVPNLYGLVQGEANAIQPKKTPLSSMSPTVVAKDGKPFMVIGSPGGSRIITITLEAIVNVIDHGMNIQEAIDAPRIHHQWLPDTVYVEPFGLSPDTERLLAGMGYRLDLSDQGWGQAAGILVGGKSLVEIEKGGGARYNGAIDSRAASGEALGY, encoded by the coding sequence ATGCATCTCACCCGTAGGACATTGATCGCCCTCGGTCTTTCCATCGCCTTCGCCTTTTCGCCATCGGCTTTCGCCGCGTCGCCGGCACCGGCCAAGGGCGAGAACGGCATGGTCGTCACGGCCCAGCATCTGGCTTCCGAAGTCGGCGTCGAGGTGTTGAAAAAGGGCGGCAATGCCGTCGATGCGGCGGTCGCCGTCGGCTATGCCTTGGCCGTCGTCTATCCCAATGCCGGTAATATCGGCGGCGGTGGCTTCATGACCATCCGCTTCAAGGACGGCAAATCGACCTTCCTCGATTTCCGCGAGCGGGCGCCGCTTGCCGCGACCAAGACCATGTATCTCGACAAGGACGGCAACCCGGTGAAGGGCGCTAGCCTGGACGGCTATCTCGCGGTCGGCGTACCAGGCTCGGTGGCTGGTTTCGAGATGGCGCGCCAGAAATATGGCACCTTGTCCAGGCAGGACCTGATGGCGCCGGCGATCGCCTATGCCAGAGATGGGTTCGTCCTCAACCAGGGCGATGCGGCTTCGTTCGCCGGCAGCGCCGAAAGGTTGGCGAAGGACCCAGCGGCGGCGGCGGCCTTCCTCAAAATCGATGGCAAGCCCTATGGCGTCGGCGAGAAGCTGGTTCAGCCCGACCTTGCCGCGTCGCTCTCGGCCATTTCCGAGAGAGGTCCCGATGCCTTTTACAAGGGCGCCATCGCCGACGCCATCGTCAAGGCGAGCGGCGCCAAGGGCGGTATCCTGGCCAAGGGTGATTTCGAACAATACGCGGTGCGCGAGTTGAAGCCCGTCACCTGCTCCTATCGCGGCTACGAGATCATCTCTTCGCCGCCGCCGAGCTCAGGCGGCGTCATCATCTGCGAAATCCTCAACGTGCTGGAAGGCTATCCGCTGTCCTATCTCGGCGCCGGCTCGGCCGAGACCGTCCACGTCATGGTCGAGGCGATGCGCCACGCCTATGTCGACCGCAACTCCGCGCTCGGCGATCCCGATTTCGTCGACAACCCCGTCTCCAGGCTGCTGGACAAAGCCTATGCCAAGGACATCCGCGACAAGATCGATCCGTTCCGCGCCGGCGTGTCGCAGGATCTGATGCCGAAGGGCTTCGGCGAGTCGAAGGAGACGACGCATTATTCGATCATCGACAAGGACGGCAACGCGGTCGCGGTCACCTACACGCTGAACGGTTCGTTCGGTGCCGGCGTCGTCGCCGACGGCACCGGCATCCTGCTCAACAACGAGATGGACGACTTCACCCAGAAACCCGGCGTGCCCAACCTCTATGGCCTCGTCCAGGGCGAAGCCAATGCCATCCAGCCGAAGAAGACGCCGCTGTCCTCGATGAGCCCGACCGTGGTGGCCAAGGATGGCAAGCCGTTCATGGTCATCGGCAGCCCAGGCGGCTCGCGCATCATCACCATCACGCTGGAAGCCATCGTCAACGTGATCGACCACGGCATGAACATCCAGGAGGCGATCGACGCGCCGCGCATTCATCACCAATGGCTGCCCGATACCGTCTATGTCGAGCCGTTCGGCCTTTCGCCGGATACAGAAAGACTGCTGGCCGGGATGGGCTATCGCCTTGATCTCAGTGACCAGGGCTGGGGCCAGGCGGCGGGCATTCTCGTCGGCGGCAAGAGCCTGGTGGAAATCGAGAAGGGCGGCGGCGCCCGCTACAATGGCGCCATCGACAGCCGCGCGGCATCGGGCGAGGCGCTCGGATATTGA
- the rhaI gene encoding L-rhamnose catabolism isomerase codes for MSESIISADIVASSNAARKIDLERDYASLGERLDRRGIAIDSIRDKVEKFAVAIPSWGVGTGGTRFARFPGAGEPRDIFDKIEDCAVIQQLTQATPTVSLHIPWDKADPNRLKQAASRFGLGFDAMNSNTFSDAKDQTLSYKFGSLSHADADTRRQAVEHNLECIEIGKTLGSKALTVWIGDGSNFPGQVNFAKAFERYLDAMKEIYAGLPDDWKLFTEHKMYEPAFYSTVVQDWGTNYIISRELGDKAFCLVDLGHHAPNVNIEMIVSRLIQFKKLGGFHFNDSKYGDDDLDAGSIDPYRLFLVFNELVDAELSGPEGFDPAHMLDQSHNVTDPIESLMLSAVEVQRAYAQALLVDREALEGFQDGNDALMATQTLKAAYRTDVEPILAMARLKTGGAIDPVAAYRAAGYRAKIAAERPAVAGGSGGIV; via the coding sequence GTGTCAGAATCCATCATTTCCGCCGACATCGTCGCCAGCAGTAACGCCGCGCGCAAGATTGACCTCGAGCGTGACTATGCCTCGCTCGGCGAGCGCCTCGACCGACGCGGCATCGCCATCGACTCTATCCGCGACAAGGTGGAAAAGTTCGCGGTCGCGATCCCGTCCTGGGGCGTCGGCACCGGCGGCACCCGCTTCGCCCGCTTTCCCGGCGCCGGTGAGCCGCGCGACATCTTCGACAAGATCGAGGATTGCGCTGTCATCCAGCAGTTGACGCAGGCGACGCCGACCGTGTCGCTGCACATTCCTTGGGACAAGGCCGATCCGAACCGGCTGAAGCAGGCGGCCTCCCGCTTCGGGCTTGGCTTCGATGCGATGAACTCCAACACCTTTTCCGACGCGAAGGACCAGACGCTTTCCTACAAATTCGGTTCGCTGTCGCATGCCGACGCCGACACGCGTCGTCAGGCGGTCGAGCACAATCTCGAATGCATCGAGATCGGCAAGACGCTTGGGTCGAAGGCGCTGACGGTGTGGATCGGCGACGGCTCCAACTTCCCCGGCCAGGTCAATTTCGCCAAGGCGTTCGAGCGCTATCTCGATGCCATGAAGGAGATCTATGCCGGGCTGCCGGACGACTGGAAGCTGTTCACCGAACACAAGATGTATGAACCTGCCTTTTACTCCACCGTCGTGCAGGACTGGGGCACCAACTACATCATATCAAGGGAGCTCGGCGACAAGGCCTTCTGCCTGGTCGACCTCGGCCATCATGCGCCCAACGTCAACATCGAGATGATCGTCTCACGGCTAATTCAGTTCAAAAAACTCGGCGGCTTCCACTTCAACGATTCGAAATATGGCGACGACGACCTCGATGCCGGGTCGATCGACCCCTATCGGCTGTTCCTGGTTTTCAACGAATTGGTCGATGCCGAGCTGTCAGGCCCCGAGGGGTTCGACCCCGCCCATATGCTCGACCAGAGCCACAATGTCACCGATCCGATCGAAAGCCTGATGCTGTCGGCGGTCGAGGTGCAGCGCGCCTACGCGCAGGCGCTGCTGGTCGACCGAGAGGCGCTTGAAGGGTTCCAGGACGGCAATGACGCGCTGATGGCGACGCAGACTCTGAAGGCGGCCTACCGAACCGATGTCGAGCCGATCCTTGCCATGGCACGGCTGAAGACAGGTGGCGCCATCGATCCGGTCGCCGCATACCGGGCGGCGGGCTATCGCGCCAAGATCGCGGCGGAGCGGCCAGCCGTCGCAGGTGGTTCCGGCGGGATCGTTTGA
- a CDS encoding bifunctional rhamnulose-1-phosphate aldolase/short-chain dehydrogenase codes for MLDKRSGSRLANLWDDAKAKGMSEPELLVYRSNTLGSDKRVTNYGGGNTSSKIWQKDPLTGQDVEVLWVKGSGGDSASIKLDGFATLYMDKLRALKGLYRGVEHEDEMVGYLPHCTFNLNPRAASIDTPLHAYVPKPFVDHMHPDAIIAIAAAKDSRVLTNEIFGGAIGWLPWKRPGFELGLWLEKFCVEHPTAKGVILESHGLFTWGDTPKECYETTISVINQAIEWFERRSEGVAIFGGEVVKSLDAAARRAIAAKLMPRIRGLVSEKSHKLGHFDDSPAVLEFVNSRDLRPLAALGTSCPDHFLRTKIRPLVIEFDPAKPDVDAVIARLADDIAEYRVGYQAYYDSCKHADSPAIRDPNAVVYLMPGVGMFTFAGDKATARISGEFYVNAINVMRGASTVSSYVGLPAQEAFDIEYWLLEDLKLQRMPKPKSLAGQVALVTGGAGGIGRATANRLLREGACVVLADIDEAALAGANEELAKAYGRDFVRPVLINVTSEDQVVAGFAETAVEFGGIDILVSNAGLASSAPIEETTLALWNKNMDILSTGYFLVSREAFRLFRVQKIGGNVVFVASKNGLAASPNAAAYCTAKAAEIHLARCLALEGAEAQIRVNVVNPDAVLRGSKIWTGEWKEQRAAAYKMSTDDLEEHYRSRSMLKRSVFPEDIAEAIYFLASDMSAKSTGNIINVDAGNAQSFTR; via the coding sequence ATGCTCGACAAGCGCTCCGGCTCGCGCCTCGCCAATCTGTGGGACGACGCGAAGGCGAAGGGGATGAGCGAGCCCGAGCTGCTGGTCTATCGCTCGAACACGCTCGGCTCCGACAAGCGCGTCACCAATTATGGCGGCGGCAACACCTCCTCGAAGATATGGCAGAAGGATCCGCTCACCGGCCAGGATGTGGAAGTGCTGTGGGTGAAGGGGTCGGGCGGCGACAGCGCCTCGATCAAGCTTGATGGCTTTGCAACGCTCTACATGGACAAGCTGCGGGCGCTGAAGGGGCTTTATCGCGGCGTCGAGCACGAGGACGAGATGGTGGGCTATCTTCCCCACTGCACCTTCAACCTCAATCCGCGCGCGGCCTCGATCGACACGCCGCTGCACGCCTATGTGCCGAAGCCTTTTGTCGACCACATGCATCCCGATGCCATCATCGCCATCGCCGCCGCCAAGGATTCCAGGGTGCTGACGAACGAGATATTCGGCGGTGCCATTGGCTGGCTGCCGTGGAAGCGGCCGGGCTTCGAACTCGGCCTGTGGCTGGAGAAATTCTGCGTCGAACACCCCACCGCCAAGGGCGTCATCCTCGAAAGCCACGGCCTGTTCACCTGGGGCGATACGCCGAAGGAGTGCTACGAAACGACGATTTCGGTGATCAACCAAGCGATAGAGTGGTTCGAGCGCCGCTCCGAAGGCGTGGCGATCTTCGGTGGGGAGGTAGTGAAGTCGCTCGATGCGGCTGCCCGCCGAGCGATTGCCGCCAAGCTGATGCCCAGGATTCGCGGCCTGGTCTCGGAAAAGAGCCACAAGCTTGGCCACTTCGATGACTCGCCCGCCGTGCTCGAATTCGTGAACTCCAGGGATTTGCGCCCGCTGGCAGCCCTCGGCACCTCGTGCCCGGACCACTTCCTGCGCACCAAGATCCGCCCGCTGGTGATCGAATTCGATCCCGCAAAGCCCGACGTCGATGCCGTCATCGCGCGACTCGCCGACGACATTGCCGAATATCGTGTCGGCTACCAAGCCTACTACGACAGCTGCAAGCATGCGGACTCGCCTGCTATCCGCGACCCCAACGCGGTGGTCTATCTGATGCCCGGCGTCGGCATGTTCACCTTCGCCGGCGACAAGGCGACAGCGCGCATCTCGGGCGAATTCTACGTCAACGCCATCAACGTCATGCGCGGTGCGTCGACCGTCTCGTCCTATGTCGGCCTGCCGGCGCAGGAGGCCTTTGACATCGAGTATTGGCTGCTCGAGGATTTGAAGCTGCAGCGCATGCCGAAGCCGAAGTCTCTCGCCGGCCAGGTCGCGCTGGTCACCGGCGGCGCCGGCGGCATCGGCCGCGCCACGGCCAACCGCCTGCTGCGCGAAGGCGCCTGCGTCGTGCTGGCCGATATCGACGAGGCGGCACTCGCCGGCGCCAACGAGGAACTGGCAAAAGCCTATGGCAGGGATTTCGTCCGCCCAGTTCTCATCAACGTCACCTCGGAGGACCAGGTCGTCGCCGGCTTCGCCGAGACGGCCGTCGAGTTCGGCGGCATCGACATTCTGGTCTCGAATGCCGGCTTGGCATCGTCGGCGCCGATCGAGGAGACGACCCTGGCGCTGTGGAACAAGAACATGGACATCCTGTCCACAGGCTATTTCCTGGTCTCCAGAGAAGCATTCCGGCTGTTCCGGGTACAGAAGATCGGCGGCAACGTCGTCTTTGTCGCCTCCAAGAATGGCCTGGCGGCATCGCCCAACGCCGCCGCCTACTGCACCGCCAAGGCCGCCGAAATTCATCTCGCCCGCTGCCTGGCGCTGGAGGGCGCGGAAGCCCAGATCAGGGTCAATGTCGTCAACCCGGATGCGGTGCTGCGCGGCTCGAAGATATGGACCGGCGAGTGGAAGGAACAGCGTGCCGCCGCCTACAAGATGTCGACCGACGATCTGGAAGAGCACTACCGCTCGCGTTCGATGCTGAAGCGCTCCGTCTTCCCGGAAGACATCGCCGAGGCGATCTATTTCCTCGCCTCCGACATGTCGGCCAAGTCGACAGGCAACATCATCAACGTCGACGCCGGCAACGCACAGAGCTTTACGCGGTAG
- a CDS encoding DeoR/GlpR family DNA-binding transcription regulator: MHEKERHRIILSAVQEKPVVTVQEMVDLTESSEATIRRDIAALHVQKRLRRVRGGAEAISPPQFIGLAGRPFSVNETLNAAQKRAIAREAVELCKDGEPIIINGGTTTFQMVHFLTGFRMPIFTNSFPIAEHLLKHSKNTVMLSGGTIYREQNIILSPFDNDVTRNFYARRMFMGAQGLGPLGLMEGDPLLIQAEQKLIDQADELVVLVDSSKFRKRSSLILCGLSRIATVITDDGIEDREAKMLETAGVTLIVARKSTKEESSLQA; encoded by the coding sequence ATGCACGAAAAAGAGCGCCACAGGATCATTCTGTCCGCCGTCCAGGAAAAACCTGTGGTGACGGTGCAGGAAATGGTCGACCTGACGGAATCGTCCGAGGCGACGATCCGGCGCGACATCGCGGCTCTCCATGTCCAAAAGCGCCTGCGCCGTGTACGCGGTGGTGCCGAGGCGATCTCGCCGCCGCAGTTCATCGGGCTGGCCGGCCGCCCCTTTTCCGTCAACGAAACCCTCAACGCGGCGCAGAAGCGGGCGATCGCTCGTGAAGCGGTCGAGTTGTGCAAGGACGGCGAGCCGATCATCATCAATGGCGGTACCACCACCTTCCAGATGGTGCATTTCCTGACCGGCTTCCGCATGCCGATCTTCACCAATTCGTTCCCGATCGCCGAGCACCTGCTCAAGCACTCCAAGAACACGGTCATGCTGTCGGGCGGCACCATCTATCGCGAGCAGAACATCATCCTGTCGCCCTTCGACAATGACGTGACGCGCAATTTCTACGCACGCCGCATGTTCATGGGCGCTCAGGGACTGGGGCCGCTCGGCCTGATGGAAGGCGATCCACTGCTGATCCAGGCGGAGCAGAAGCTGATCGACCAGGCCGACGAGTTGGTGGTGCTGGTCGATTCCTCGAAATTCCGCAAACGCTCCAGCCTGATCCTGTGCGGTCTTTCGCGCATCGCCACCGTCATCACCGACGACGGCATCGAGGACCGCGAAGCCAAGATGCTGGAAACCGCGGGGGTGACGCTGATCGTCGCCCGCAAGTCGACAAAGGAAGAATCTTCACTGCAGGCCTGA
- the rhaS gene encoding rhamnose ABC transporter substrate-binding protein: MSFLKKLMVTAAFSAAMFVNAAYAENVKIALVVKSLGNGFFDAANKGAQEAAKELGDVDIIYTGPTKATAEAQIEVVNSLIAQKVNAIAISANDADALVPVLKKAMERGITVISWDSGVAKEGRQLHLNPSDTGLIGETIIKLAADYLPEGGDVAILSASSTATNQNSWIEAAKKVLPEKFPKIKLVATVYGDDDSAKSTDEAKGLLKSYPNLKAIIAPTTVGVVAAAQVVTDENLIGKVNVTGLALPSEFKKFIDNGASQAVALWNPIDLGYSAVYLAHDLAVKKEEAKPGATLSIGRVGKVTLDDTNSAAMAPPFQFDKSNIEKFSKIY; this comes from the coding sequence ATGAGCTTCTTGAAGAAATTGATGGTGACGGCGGCCTTCTCGGCCGCCATGTTCGTGAATGCCGCCTACGCGGAAAACGTCAAGATCGCGCTGGTGGTGAAGTCCCTCGGCAACGGCTTCTTCGATGCCGCCAACAAGGGCGCGCAAGAGGCGGCCAAGGAACTCGGCGACGTCGACATCATCTACACCGGCCCGACCAAGGCGACCGCCGAGGCGCAGATCGAAGTGGTCAATTCGCTGATCGCGCAGAAGGTCAACGCCATCGCGATTTCGGCCAATGACGCCGACGCGCTGGTGCCGGTGCTGAAGAAGGCGATGGAACGCGGCATCACCGTCATCTCCTGGGATTCAGGCGTCGCCAAGGAAGGCCGCCAGCTTCACCTCAACCCGTCCGACACCGGCCTGATCGGCGAGACCATCATCAAGCTTGCCGCCGACTATCTGCCGGAAGGCGGCGATGTCGCCATCCTGTCGGCCTCCTCGACCGCGACCAACCAGAATTCCTGGATCGAAGCGGCCAAGAAGGTGCTGCCGGAGAAGTTCCCCAAGATCAAGCTGGTCGCCACCGTCTATGGCGATGACGATTCGGCCAAGAGCACCGACGAGGCCAAGGGCCTGTTGAAGTCCTATCCGAACCTCAAGGCGATCATCGCGCCGACCACCGTCGGCGTCGTCGCCGCCGCCCAGGTCGTCACCGACGAGAACCTGATCGGCAAGGTCAACGTCACCGGTCTGGCGCTGCCGTCCGAGTTCAAGAAGTTCATCGACAACGGCGCCAGCCAGGCCGTTGCGCTGTGGAACCCGATCGACCTCGGCTACTCCGCCGTCTACCTCGCCCACGACCTGGCGGTGAAGAAGGAAGAGGCCAAGCCGGGTGCGACGCTGTCGATCGGCCGCGTCGGCAAGGTCACGCTCGACGACACCAACTCGGCCGCGATGGCTCCGCCCTTCCAGTTCGACAAGAGCAACATCGAGAAGTTCTCCAAGATCTATTGA